The Sinomicrobium kalidii region ACAAATGTAGGTGAAGTAAGAAATTATGGCTTTGAAATTATTTTAGAAGGCAAGATTATCAGAACTGATGCGTGGAAATGGAATATGAATTTTAATTTTTCCCTTAATCGCAATGAAATAGTCTCCCTTGTTAACCTTGATGCTAATCATGATGGACAAGAAGAGGATCTGGTATCCAGTGGTTTGTTTATAGGAGAATCTATCAATGCTATTTATGGGTATGAATCTGAAGGGATCATACAGATAGGTGATGATGTTCCTGACGGATTTTTAGTTGGTACTCATAGAATTAAAGATCAGAACGAGGATGGTAAAATTACCCCGGACGATAGAATTATTTTGGGAAGAAGAGAACCTTCATACAGATTCAGCATTTTTAACGAAATAGGGTACAAAAATTTATCATTGCGTTTTTTTATCAACGCTGTTCAAGGCGGTAAAAACGGATATCTGGATGGAAATGAACCTAACTTTGGTGGAGGTGATAACGGGAGACGCCGTAACATTTATGAAGGTATAGATTATTGGACGCCTTCCAACCCTGATGCCAAGTATCGTCGTTTGGATCAGGCGCCTGCAACGGATTACACGCACTATGACAGCAGGAGTTTTATTAGGCTTCAGGATGTTTCTTTGGCCTATAGCTTTGATTCCGAATGGCTAAGAAGCAATGGTATTGGAAGTATGAAGTTTTTTTTAAGTGGAAAAAACCTATTGACCATTACGGATTGGAATGGCTGGGATCCTGAAACCGGAGCCGGTATACAGGTGGGTGCAAGACCTCTTTTAAAAGGATTATCACTAGGGGTGAATATTAGTCTTTAAATGAAACAACTAATCTTCAACATAAATAAGTTTAAATATAATGGATTATGAAATATATATTCAGAAACTTTAGTACACCTTTGGCTATTTTAACTATAGCATTGGCTTTTAACAGTTGTAATGAGGATAAAATACTCGGAGAAGAACCTGTCGATTTTTCTTCTCCGGAAAATTCTTTTAGTACGATGGATGACTTTAATTCTGCGATCTATGCCTTGTATAATAGGGCACAAAATATTCTGTCCGGAGGCGAATATAGACCCTTAGATTATATCTATGGCACCGATCTGGGTTATAATGGGGCTAATCAACTCAATCAGCGTTTCGGAAGTTATCCAGCCTGTTTGACACCGCAAAACGGACAAATCGGTTATCACTGGAATAATTATTATAAAATAATTTCTTCTTCAAATATTATTCTGGAAAATTTGGAAAATGCTGAAATAACCGAGGATCAGCGAACCTTTATCAAGGCTAATACTTTAATATTTAGGGGTCTGTCCTATAGGAATCTGGCTTATTTATATGGAGGTGTTCCAATTGAATTAGAAGAAGTAACCGCTCCTGAAGTCGATTATACCAGGGCATCCAGAGAGGATGTCTATGCACAGGCTGCAAGTGATTTAAATTTTGCAGCTGAGAATCTTCCGGGAATATCCGAGGTCATGGATGGTAAGGTCTCAAATTTAGCAGCATATCATTTACTGGCAGAAGTGTACGTTACTATGGGGCGTTGGCAAGAAGCTATCAGTGCAGCTTCTGTAGTTATTAATGATCCCGATACACAATTAATGACAGAACGATTTGGTTCCAGAAGTAGTGAACCCGGGGATGTTTACTGGGACTTATTCAGGCGAAACAATCAAAATAGATCATCCGGGAATACTGAAGGAATCTGGGTATGGCAGCAGGAGGTTGATGTGCCCGGAGGAAGATTGTCTTCCAGTAGTAGGGATGGTAGCAGTGCTCAGTTAGAAAGAGATGTTTCGCCTCGCCCGTGGAGCTTCCCTTATCAGGATCCAAATGGTGTTAATCCATTTTTATCTTTAGGAGTTTCAGATTATACCGGGGGAAGGGGTATTGGTAGGTTTAGGGGGACCAATTACTATATCTATGATATATGGAATGGTAGTTCTGAAGAAAATGACATGCGTAATTCCCGTTTCAATTTCATCCGTGACGTAGCATTTAATAATCCTGAATCTGTCTGGCATGGCCAAAATTTATCCGATCACAGAGATTTATTTCGTCAAAAGGCAATAGATACCATTCGATATTTTTATCCCTACCCATCAAAAGTCACTACCCCCGGCAACCACCCTCCGGAACTTTTTGTCAATCCGGAATTAAAAACTTTGAATGCAGCAGCTGCAGGCAGCACCTATACCGATCAATATTTTATAAGGCTGGCTGAGACCTATTTATTAAGAGCTGAAGCGTATCTGGGTATTGGCGATAAAAGCGCTGCGGCAGCAGACATTAATACAGTGAGGAACAGAGCCCGGGCAACTCCCGTATTGCCAGGTGAAATTGATATAAATTATATATTGGACGAACGTGCACGTGAACTAGGGATAGAGGAAAAACGCAGGCTTACCCTACAACGTCTTGGCTTATTGTATGAACGGGTGAGCCGTTTAAATGACGGAAACCCCATGTCAGGTAACTTTGGATTAGATATTCAACCTTTTCACGAATTATGGCCAATACCGGCAAGTGAAATTGAAAATAACACAGGTGCAGAACTTGAACAAAATCCCGGTTATTGAGTGTTAAGGGCAGCAAAGCAGGTCCTTTGCCGCAGATACTCTTTTTATGATCCGGATCCTATAACAATTAGTACTCTGAACTGTTGATTAACATGAAATTTTAAATGGCCAAGATTAAAAAATTAAATGATAAGAGTTTAGTAATGGAAACAGCAAAAATTAAAAGGTTTATCGCCTTTGTTATTATTTTATCTACCTGCATTTGCTGTGGTAATACAAATGCCGAAAGGAATTCGAAAAGTACGGATGAAAAAAAAAGGAGAGAAAGTCCCAATATTTTATTTGTTATTTCTGATGACCAGTCCTATCCACATGCCTCTGTATATGGAGAAAAATGGATAAAAACCCCTGCTTTTGACAGGGTTTCCAGGGAAGGGGTTCTTTTCACGAATGCTTTTGCTGCTTCTCCCGGATGCAGTCCGAGCAGGGCGGCAATCCTGACAGGCATGAACGATTGGCAACTAGAAGATGCAGGAACACATGCGAGTGAATTTCCTTTGGATTATACTGTTTTCCCCGATATTCTTGAAAAAATGGGATATAAAGCCGGGTATACCGGAAAAGGTTGGGGGCCGGGTAATTGGAAAATCAGTGGGAGAAAACGAAATCCTGCCGGGGAGGCTTACAACAAGAAAAAAAATAATCCTCCCACCAAAGGAATAAGTACGAACGATTATTCAGAAAATTTTAATGATTTCCTGGCTAAAAAAAAGGATGATGAACCGTTCTGCTTCTGGTTTGGGGCACATGAACCGCATCGGGGATTTGAAAAGGGATCAGGATTAAAAGCGGGTAAAGATATTGAGGAAGTAACCGTACCTGCATTTCTACCCGATGATCCCACGGTCAGAGAAGACCTGTTGAATTATGCCCTGGAAATAGAGTGGTTTGATCAACACCTCGGAAAAATTTTGGAGAAACTGGAAGAAACAGGTGAATTGGAAAATACGATCATCGTGGTTACCTCTGATAATGGAATGGCTTTTCCCAGAGCTAAGTCCAATACATACGAATATGGGATCCATGTGCCCTTAGCTATAATGTGGGGTAATCAAATAGAAGGAGGAAGGATCGTTGACGACCCTGTTAGCCTTATAGATATTGCACCCACCTTTTTAGAAGCGGTATCAGTTGAAGGGGGTGGGGATATTTCAGGGAAGTACGCTATGGAAGGGAAGAGTCTGATGAACCTGCTTATGAATGATAATGAAGAGGCGGAACCGTATCCTGTAAGAAGGGCGGCTTTCGCCGCAAGAGAAAGACATTCCAGCTCTCGGTGGAATAATTTAACTTATCCGCAGCGGGCCATTCGTACAGAAGGCTTTCTGTATATCAGGAATTTTAAACCGGAAAGATGGCCTGCCGGTGCTCCGCAAAAATATGAATCTGATGGAACACTGGGGCCTGAACATGGAGGCTATCATGATATTGATGCATCACCAACCTTTGATTTTATGCTGGAGCACCGAAATGATTCAGAGATCCGACCTTTCTTTGAAATGGCTGTTGGAAAAAGGCCCGCGGAAGAACTTTATGATATTAAAAATGATCCTTATTGCTTAGTTAACCTGGCCGGGGAGCAAAATTTTGAAGAGGAACTTTTGGAGCATAGAAGGGCTTTGGGTAGTTACCTTATGCAAACCAATGATCCGAGGGTTACCGGAAATGGTGATATTTATGAAACTTATATTCGATATTCCTTTATGAGAAAATTTCCAAAACCAGATTGGCTTCAAAATGATTCTTTAGCACGTATACGCATACCTCCAAATAAATTAAAAAAATGATTAACTTAAAATAAACCTGATGTCTAAAAACACCTTATTATTAGTATTAGCCATATGTTCTTTTCATTTTCTGTTTGCTCAACAGGATCCGCTGTCAAATTTTCCGGAAGGATCAGCACCGAAAGAAGTAGGTAAGCGTTTAGCCTATCATTTTGTAGGCAGCAGACATGAACTTTACGCAGGAAGATGGATGCACTATGCAAGCGTATGTGCCTGGAACGGTGCCCTCGACTACGCACTGAAAACGAATGACCAAAAACTCATCGGTTTGCTACAGGACAAGTTCGAGCCATTTTTCACGTATGAAAAAGCATTATTGCCCCCAATGAACCATGTCGATTACAATATGTTCGGCAGCCTGGCGCTGAAGCTTTACCAGATCACAAAAGACGAGCGCTATCGGGAAATGGGATTAGCCTATGCCGATACACAATGGGAAGTGCCCGGCAATGCAAAAGCGGAAGAAAAAGCCTGGGCAGAAAAAGGTTTTTCCTGGCAGACACGCCTATGGATCGATGACATGTATATGATTACCGTGGTACAGAGTGAAGCATATAAGGTTACCGGAGACAGGAAATACCTTGATCGCGCAGCCAGGGAAATGGTGATGTACCTCGATGAGTTACAGCGTCCTAACGGCCTGTTTTATCACGCACCTGACGTGCCTTACTATTGGGCACGCGGCGACGGCTGGATGGCAGTCGGTATGTCAGATTTGTTACGTATGATGCCTAAAGACCACAAAGACTGTCCGCGTATTATGAAAGGTTATCTGAAGATGATGAAAAGCCTGAAAAACTATCAGCAGCCAAGTGGTATGTGGAATCAATTGATTGATGAACCCACATTCTGGGCGGAAACCTCCGGAACGGCGATGTTTACCTATGCTTTTGTTGTTGGGGTACAGGAAGGTTGGCTTGATGCCAAAGAATATGCAACTACTGCACGCAAGGGATGGTTGGCCATGGTCCCGTATATTGACCAACGCAACAATGTCACGGAGGTCTGTATAGGTACCGGCAAAAAGAACGACCAACAGCATTATTACAACCGTCCACGTAATCCGGGGGATCTTCACGGACAAGCGCCTTATCTTTGGTGTGCCGCTGCATTGGTAGAAAATTAGTTTGAAATGGAACAGGTCCTAAAACCTTTTGACTTCTGTAGCCTTATCCAATCTGTAGGTTTCCCTATTGTGGAGTAAGGTTACAGAAGTGCTAGCCAATTTTATACATAAGGAAGCAGATCATATGAGATCGTACTAAAGGTTGCTATGCGTGAGGTTATACATAATCATACCAAAAGAGAGATTTCCAACCTTCTACCTAACGACGGAGAAACTGTTGAATAGCAGGTTGGGCCTTTTGAGCGGGAACATGCTGTATGGGTGGGGTACAACAGATGGAAAATAGTGTGGTCAACAGAGGCTAATGAGGTAGTGTATAAGGTATCGTCTATACCTGATCTTCACTTGAGTACTGCGCAAACGAGTGGCTATGGTTAAAATCGTTTGCAAAACACTGTAAAAGACTCGTTTACCTCCTCACTAACACTCGTTTTCTTTTTGGATTTACAGTAAAGAATTTGCTCAAATCGGACTATCCACCCCCCAAAGGAGGTGGCTTTTCGCCCGATTTGTGGCTTCGCCACCACAAATTCTAATCAAATAAAATACGTATTCAGGCGTAGCCATAAGAACATGACCACCACCTGAGGTGGTGGGTTTCTAAGTTATACTAAAATAAAGTCCCTTCCCTATGATCGGTTTTGTTGTCCAACAAATATTTGGTAATATGGGCTTCTCCGACTTCTGTACATCCCCTCGCTTACTTCGCTATGCTTATAAAACAAGGTTTTAAGTGGTCAGCTTGAATGTACAGACCTCCCCAGTTCCGCACTGTTCCATCTATCATCACGCCATCCCTATGACTCCGATAGTTTACAAGTTTTCCCCGATTGTTGATCCAACTTGTATGGCAGGGTTCGCGTACGTCAACACACTCCCCAAATCTACGGTTACACATCTCGAAGCTAATATTAGGTGTACACCTGAACATTACGGCTTGATGATTTGAAAGAACGAAGCTTCAGTTCACTACCTCACGGTAATTCCTGTTCGTTTTTCTTCCGGGTGAACAGTCAATTGCCCGGATAGGATTTTCACCTACTGGAATAGTGCAGCGGCTGGGCGAACCAACGGTTTGCGACTATGCACAGTGGCGGTTTTTACGCACTGACTTTTCGGTTTGGTACTGACGATAAATTTATGGAAATCACTTTGGATTAAGTATTTAAACCGCTATTTTTTATATACCGTTATTAGCGGTAATAATTTTTTCAATTAAATGATGCTCTGAATTGCAATGGTGTTTGTTGCGTATTCTTCTTAAACATAGTACTGAAAGATTGTGGGTATTCAAATCCCAAACCATAAGCGATTTCCTTTATGCTTAAATTAGTTGTGGAAAGCAGTCCTTTCGCTCTTTCAACTATGGACTCTTGAATATGCGCCTGCGCATTTCTGCCAGTAGCATTTTTCAATAGATCACTCAAATAACTAGGAGAAACATTGAGTTTTTCTGCAAAAAAGTTGACCGTTGGAACGCCCAATAGTGTAGCATCACTTTTTAGGTACGCATCTATTAATTCTTCCATTTTTACCACTATGCCATTATTTACGGAACTTCGCGTCAGAAATTGCCTGTTGTAAAAACGCTTTGCGTAATTGAGAGGCAGGTCAATGTACGAAACTATCAAATCCTGACTGTAATGGTCAATGTTATTTTTTAGTTCAGCCTGCATTTGATGCATAAGGGACATAATAACATTATCCTCTTTTTCAGAAAGGTGAAGCGCTTCTGCTGTAGAATAAGAGAAGAATCCGTAATTACCAATATTCTTTCCTAATTCATAATGCCGTATAAGGTCAGGTTTAAAAACCATCATATATCCTGACACGGGGTCATCTGTAGGATTTGTGACAGAAAAGATTTGACCTGGTTTGGTAAAACTCATAACGCCCTCATCAAAATCATAATGACCTTGTCCGTACCGAAACTTGCCTGAAGCACCTTTTTTAATCGCCACACAATAGAAATCATAATAAAAGCTGCTCCAAATTTCATTAGAATCAAATTTTAAAGTCTCAAAATCAATCACACTAATCAAAGGATGATGAGGTTTTGGTAAGTTGAACAACTTATGAAGTTCAGATATGGATTCAATTTTATACGGAACAGCTTTTTTCATACTATTTTTGTTCAAAATCAGTAGATAAAGATAAGGTTTTCCATTGTTCCATTTCTTCCTTTTCGTTTTTACGAACTTCAAGAATGGCATTATAACTATCAGAACCTAAAGGAAGATGCAAAGGAGGATTCGGCATTTCTGCAAGTTTACGTACTGCCTCTGCTAATTTTTCAGGGTCCCCCAATTGTTTGCCATCGAATCCCGTAAACTGTTCTACCTGCATGTCTAAATTATAGGCGTCAATTTTATGTTGCGCAACATTGAGCGTGTCCTCATTCATGAAATTTGTGCGGAAGGTTCCTGGGGCCAAGATGGTCACTTTAATGCCAAACGGCGCAACTTCTTGAGCCAACGCTTCCGATAACCCTATAACTGCGTATTTTGAAGCACTATAGCTTCCATTGCCCGGATAGCTCATATAACCCATCATAGAAGCAGTGTTGATGATATGCCCCGATTGTTGCCTGCGTAAATGTGGCAAAACGTTTCTGATGATATGGGTCATTGCAAAAACATTGACATCCATTGTTTTTCTAAACTCGGCATCACTTATTTCTTCGATATTCCCCAACAAGTTATATCCTGCATTATTGACCACAACATCTATTTGTCCAAATTTATCGATGCCTTCTGAAATAGCATTTTCAATAGCTGTCTCATTGGTGATGTCCAATTTTATTGGGAGCAATTTTCCCTTGTGTTCTTCAATTTTTTCTAAAAGTGTGTCCGTATTTCGAGAAGTTGCAATGACTTTATCGCCATTATTCAAAACTGCTTTTGTAATTGCAAATCCCATTCCTTTAGAGGCTCCGGTAATCAACCAAACTTTTTGTGTACTCATAATTTTTGTTTTTAACAAAACTACAAGGCATACAGATTTAGAAAGTTTTCAAATTAAGGATAAGCGTGTTTAAATTCAAGATTTCAGTTGATTTGTCTTATTACCGCTGCAAGTGTATTGACCAAGTATGACAAAATTCAATAATGTTTGGCTGGGATTTATGGCAGTTAAGAAATAGAGGGGGGTATAAAGCAGAAGATTTTGAAAAGTTTAAAATCATATAGAAATAAGTGCTATGAGTGCTGAAATTTGAATATTTTTAAAATATAATTTTGGTTGGGGCTTTGAAAGATGTACTGTAATAATGGAAGTTTTTCTGTCCCAAATTCATTCTATTTTTGGGACAGTGTAAACATGAAATTAAGGTAAATAATAGCCGGGATTAACTTTTGTAATATCCTTGAACTCTAAAAAACATCAATTAGCATCAAATCATATTGCATAGTCCACAACTTTTGGGATTGATCCGCAAAATGTTGTATCTATGTTGTATCCAAGGAGAAAAAACAGTAAAAAACACCTGATTTAAAATAAAAAAACCGAAGATTTCTCTTCGGTTTTTTGTGCGGCTGAAGGGAGTCGAACCCCCACGCCTTTCGGCACTTGATCCTAAGTCAAGCATGTCTACCAGTTCCATCACAGCCGCAAATGGATACATTTCTGTATCGGGGTGCAAATATAGCTTATTTTTCGAAAAATAAACTCCCTCTTTTTAAAAAATATCTTTTTCGTACTTTTGGTTTTATTATAAAAGTTATTCGACTTCATGGAAGATATTTCATCATACGTTCAGAAAAACAAAGAACGCTTTATTGAAGAATTGTTTGAACTCCTCAAGATCCCCTCCGTAAGTGCCGATCCCGCTTTTTCACAGGATGTACTGAATACTGCCGAAGCTGTAAAGGAAAGTCTTTTACAGGCGGGATGTAACCACGCAGAGGTCTGTGACACCCCGGGCTACCCCATTGTTTACGGAGAAAAAATTATCGATCCGCAACTGCCGACTGTACTGGTCTACGGCCATTATGATGTGCAACCTCCTGATCCTGTGGAACTATGGGAAAGCGGACCGTTTGATCCTGTGATCAAAAAAACGGAGATTCATCCCGAAGGTGCCATTTTTGCCAGGGGGTCCTGTGATGACAAGGGACAGATGTACATGCACGTAAAGGCCCTCGAATATATGGTAAAGAACAATGTACTTCCCTGTAACGTGAAATTTATGATCGAAGGTGAAGAAGAAGTCGGTTCGGAAAGTCTGGGATGGTTTATAGAACGCAACCAGGAAAAGCTGAAAAACGATGTTATCCTTATTTCCGATACGGGGATGATAAGCAATACCCAGCCTTCAATAACCACCGGTTTACGGGGATTGAGTTACGTAGAGGTAGCAGTCACCGGCCCAAACCGCGACCTGCATTCCGGTTTATATGGCGGCGGCGTAGCCAATCCCATCAATATTCTGACCAAAATGATCGCCTCCCTCCACGATGAAAATAACCATATTACAATTCCCGGTTTTTATGACAGGGTAGAGGATATTTCTGCGGAAGAACGTTCAGAAATGGCAAAAGCCCCTTTTTCCCTGGAAAAGTATAAAAATACCCTCGACATTGATGATGTTTACGGGGAAAAAGGATATACGACCAATGAACGGGGTTCCATTCGCCCGACACTGGACGTGAACGGGATATGGGGCGGATATACCGGGGAAGGTGCCAAAACCGTTATCCCGTCCAAAGCCTATGCCAAAATATCCATGCGGCTGGTACCCGACCAGGACTGGATGGAAATCACGAAATTGTTTAAAGACCATTTTGAAAGTATCGCACCGAAAGGCGTTAAGGTCGAAGTTAAACCACACCACGGCGGGCAGGCCTATGTGACTCCCATTGACAATATCGGTTATCAGGCTGCCAGTAAAGCATATACCGATACTTTTGGCGTAACACCCATTCCGCAACGAAGCGGAGGAAGCATCCCCATTATTTCACTGTTCGAAAAAGAACTGAAAAGCAAAACCATCCTGATGGGCTTCGGACTGAATACGGATGCCATACATTCGCCAAACGAACACTTCGGAATTTTCAACTACCTGAAAGGGATTGAAACCATTCCCCTGTTTTACAAATACTTTGCGGAATTACACAATTCCAATCCCGATTAAATCACAACTGAATAACAATACCGCAAGGGTACAAGATTTTGTACCCTTACGTGTTTATACCGAACATTTCGGTCCGAACGGATGTCTTTTTGCCTGATATCATTTCACTGACCAGCTTTCCTGTTGCCGGAGCAAGGCTCACGCCCATCATGGCATGTCCGGTGGCAATAACCAGATTGGGGATTTTTTCTGTCCCGGATATTACAGGCAGCCCGGAAGAGGTACAGGGCCGGAACCCGTACCATATATCCTTTTTGTCCGGAAGTTTTATCTCAAAACCGGGATAAAAACTGCGGATGGTATCAATAATTCCCCGTAACCTGTTTGTGTTGATCCGGCCGTCACGGGTATGGGTAATCTCCATGGTCCCCCCAAACCTCAGATCTTCTCCCATCGGGGTCACGGAAACCTTTCCCTCACATAAAATGGCAGGGTGCAGCGGTCTTTTTTCTGCATTTTTCAGAGTAAAACTATATCCTTTTCCCGGTAACAACGGAAGCCTTAATCCCAATCTTTTAGCCATATGGGCACTCCATGCCCCGGAGGCCAGTACAAACGCATCGGCATTGAAATCCCCCTTGTCGGTAATTACGGTTCTTATTGTATTTTCTTTTATCAGGAAGTCTTTTACCGCGGTATTCCCTTTCAGGATTACACCTTCCTTTAAAATTTCATCCCTTATAAACTTCATAAATTTATTGGGATACAAATGCGCATCCGACTTATAGTGAATACCACCCAAAACATCGGTATCCATACCGGTTTCCAGCTTACCGACCTCTTCTGCGGATAAAAAATCGACTTCCAGTCCCAGTTTTTTCGCTTCTTCCGCAACGTGTCTTTCTTCTTCTCCCGTCTTTTCCGTTCTGTATAACATTAATAACCCTTTCTCATCATAAAAGAACGAGTTATTCTGCCGGGCTAGGTCGCGGTACAATTCCTTGCTCAGCAAAGACAGGTCTTTCAATGCAGGCATGGCCCTTTCCACGTGCTTCCGGGTGGAATTCCTGTAAAATTGCCACCCCCAGGAAAACAATTCCCTGTCAAACCGAGGTTTTACATAAAAGGGGCTTTGGGGATTGAACATCCACCTCACTCCTTGTGCAATCATTCCGGGCTGGGCCAGTGGAATAATATGCGAAGGCACTATCAACCCGGCATTGCCAAAAGAACAACCTTTACTCATATCCGAAGTATCCAGCACAGTTACCCGATGGCCTTCCCTGGCAAGATAATATGCAGAACACATCCCTATGACTCCTCCTCCTATTACAATGACATCTTTCAATGGTTTATGTTTTAGAATTATTACAAGAAAATCAAACTACCTGAAATCCGTGGGCATAAGGATCATCATCATCTATAAAAATATTATTGTA contains the following coding sequences:
- a CDS encoding RagB/SusD family nutrient uptake outer membrane protein, coding for MKYIFRNFSTPLAILTIALAFNSCNEDKILGEEPVDFSSPENSFSTMDDFNSAIYALYNRAQNILSGGEYRPLDYIYGTDLGYNGANQLNQRFGSYPACLTPQNGQIGYHWNNYYKIISSSNIILENLENAEITEDQRTFIKANTLIFRGLSYRNLAYLYGGVPIELEEVTAPEVDYTRASREDVYAQAASDLNFAAENLPGISEVMDGKVSNLAAYHLLAEVYVTMGRWQEAISAASVVINDPDTQLMTERFGSRSSEPGDVYWDLFRRNNQNRSSGNTEGIWVWQQEVDVPGGRLSSSSRDGSSAQLERDVSPRPWSFPYQDPNGVNPFLSLGVSDYTGGRGIGRFRGTNYYIYDIWNGSSEENDMRNSRFNFIRDVAFNNPESVWHGQNLSDHRDLFRQKAIDTIRYFYPYPSKVTTPGNHPPELFVNPELKTLNAAAAGSTYTDQYFIRLAETYLLRAEAYLGIGDKSAAAADINTVRNRARATPVLPGEIDINYILDERARELGIEEKRRLTLQRLGLLYERVSRLNDGNPMSGNFGLDIQPFHELWPIPASEIENNTGAELEQNPGY
- a CDS encoding sulfatase family protein, which codes for MAKIKKLNDKSLVMETAKIKRFIAFVIILSTCICCGNTNAERNSKSTDEKKRRESPNILFVISDDQSYPHASVYGEKWIKTPAFDRVSREGVLFTNAFAASPGCSPSRAAILTGMNDWQLEDAGTHASEFPLDYTVFPDILEKMGYKAGYTGKGWGPGNWKISGRKRNPAGEAYNKKKNNPPTKGISTNDYSENFNDFLAKKKDDEPFCFWFGAHEPHRGFEKGSGLKAGKDIEEVTVPAFLPDDPTVREDLLNYALEIEWFDQHLGKILEKLEETGELENTIIVVTSDNGMAFPRAKSNTYEYGIHVPLAIMWGNQIEGGRIVDDPVSLIDIAPTFLEAVSVEGGGDISGKYAMEGKSLMNLLMNDNEEAEPYPVRRAAFAARERHSSSRWNNLTYPQRAIRTEGFLYIRNFKPERWPAGAPQKYESDGTLGPEHGGYHDIDASPTFDFMLEHRNDSEIRPFFEMAVGKRPAEELYDIKNDPYCLVNLAGEQNFEEELLEHRRALGSYLMQTNDPRVTGNGDIYETYIRYSFMRKFPKPDWLQNDSLARIRIPPNKLKK
- a CDS encoding glycoside hydrolase family 88/105 protein, which codes for MSKNTLLLVLAICSFHFLFAQQDPLSNFPEGSAPKEVGKRLAYHFVGSRHELYAGRWMHYASVCAWNGALDYALKTNDQKLIGLLQDKFEPFFTYEKALLPPMNHVDYNMFGSLALKLYQITKDERYREMGLAYADTQWEVPGNAKAEEKAWAEKGFSWQTRLWIDDMYMITVVQSEAYKVTGDRKYLDRAAREMVMYLDELQRPNGLFYHAPDVPYYWARGDGWMAVGMSDLLRMMPKDHKDCPRIMKGYLKMMKSLKNYQQPSGMWNQLIDEPTFWAETSGTAMFTYAFVVGVQEGWLDAKEYATTARKGWLAMVPYIDQRNNVTEVCIGTGKKNDQQHYYNRPRNPGDLHGQAPYLWCAAALVEN
- a CDS encoding helix-turn-helix domain-containing protein — protein: MKKAVPYKIESISELHKLFNLPKPHHPLISVIDFETLKFDSNEIWSSFYYDFYCVAIKKGASGKFRYGQGHYDFDEGVMSFTKPGQIFSVTNPTDDPVSGYMMVFKPDLIRHYELGKNIGNYGFFSYSTAEALHLSEKEDNVIMSLMHQMQAELKNNIDHYSQDLIVSYIDLPLNYAKRFYNRQFLTRSSVNNGIVVKMEELIDAYLKSDATLLGVPTVNFFAEKLNVSPSYLSDLLKNATGRNAQAHIQESIVERAKGLLSTTNLSIKEIAYGLGFEYPQSFSTMFKKNTQQTPLQFRASFN
- a CDS encoding SDR family NAD(P)-dependent oxidoreductase, with protein sequence MSTQKVWLITGASKGMGFAITKAVLNNGDKVIATSRNTDTLLEKIEEHKGKLLPIKLDITNETAIENAISEGIDKFGQIDVVVNNAGYNLLGNIEEISDAEFRKTMDVNVFAMTHIIRNVLPHLRRQQSGHIINTASMMGYMSYPGNGSYSASKYAVIGLSEALAQEVAPFGIKVTILAPGTFRTNFMNEDTLNVAQHKIDAYNLDMQVEQFTGFDGKQLGDPEKLAEAVRKLAEMPNPPLHLPLGSDSYNAILEVRKNEKEEMEQWKTLSLSTDFEQK
- a CDS encoding dipeptidase produces the protein MEDISSYVQKNKERFIEELFELLKIPSVSADPAFSQDVLNTAEAVKESLLQAGCNHAEVCDTPGYPIVYGEKIIDPQLPTVLVYGHYDVQPPDPVELWESGPFDPVIKKTEIHPEGAIFARGSCDDKGQMYMHVKALEYMVKNNVLPCNVKFMIEGEEEVGSESLGWFIERNQEKLKNDVILISDTGMISNTQPSITTGLRGLSYVEVAVTGPNRDLHSGLYGGGVANPINILTKMIASLHDENNHITIPGFYDRVEDISAEERSEMAKAPFSLEKYKNTLDIDDVYGEKGYTTNERGSIRPTLDVNGIWGGYTGEGAKTVIPSKAYAKISMRLVPDQDWMEITKLFKDHFESIAPKGVKVEVKPHHGGQAYVTPIDNIGYQAASKAYTDTFGVTPIPQRSGGSIPIISLFEKELKSKTILMGFGLNTDAIHSPNEHFGIFNYLKGIETIPLFYKYFAELHNSNPD
- a CDS encoding NAD(P)/FAD-dependent oxidoreductase, whose protein sequence is MKDVIVIGGGVIGMCSAYYLAREGHRVTVLDTSDMSKGCSFGNAGLIVPSHIIPLAQPGMIAQGVRWMFNPQSPFYVKPRFDRELFSWGWQFYRNSTRKHVERAMPALKDLSLLSKELYRDLARQNNSFFYDEKGLLMLYRTEKTGEEERHVAEEAKKLGLEVDFLSAEEVGKLETGMDTDVLGGIHYKSDAHLYPNKFMKFIRDEILKEGVILKGNTAVKDFLIKENTIRTVITDKGDFNADAFVLASGAWSAHMAKRLGLRLPLLPGKGYSFTLKNAEKRPLHPAILCEGKVSVTPMGEDLRFGGTMEITHTRDGRINTNRLRGIIDTIRSFYPGFEIKLPDKKDIWYGFRPCTSSGLPVISGTEKIPNLVIATGHAMMGVSLAPATGKLVSEMISGKKTSVRTEMFGINT